TAATAGTTCTTTAATCTGAAATATCGTTTTGGACATTTCTTGTTCTGTAAAGAATATCTCAATGATTCTATTCTTCAAGATTCCATAGGATACATTATTGTTTACTTTGTAATTGTATTTTTTAGTCCCTTTCTGTTCTTTTAATTCATCATTAATCTCTTCGATTAATAAGGTTTGGATATTGCTAACAAAAATGGTGGAATAAAAATCTTGTAATATCACTTGTTCTGAGTTCCCTGAAAAGTTTCCAACCTTCAGTTTATTCTTCAATTCATTATAAAAAATCTCCACATTCCATCTCTTGAAATACAGGTCTTTAAATATGTTATTTCTATACTCATCTTTATCAAGAAGAGAACTTATAAGAATTTCAACAGTGCCATTTGGCAACACAACTTTATTCATGCGTACAATGATAGTTTCATCACCAGTGTAACCTTTTTCTTTTAAACATGTTATACTTGGAGATAATTCAATCAACTTTGTTTTATCCGTACTATTCAAAAACTCTTTTGTTTCTTTATTAAAGTTCGTTTGAACTCGAAAAAGAAAGTCAATATCCCTTTTCTTATGTTGATACATCATATCAAAAGAAGGATAGCCTCTGTCATATAAAATAAGATCACCAGGAGTTGCATGCTTTATATGATCAATCGCTAAATCTCGTTCTGTTCTAGAAAGTGGCTGAAGTGTTGAATCAATAACAAATCCATTTAATACATCATATAATAAAGAAACTCTTCCCTGAATAATAGGTTCTTTTGTATGTGGTTGATTAGATCCAAAGACTTCCATTAACTCTTTGGTATTGGGTAGAGTTAGAAGCGATCCATCTACTGCAAGGACTCTAAACTTATGCCATTTCTTATAAGTATTATCAGTATAAAATTCATCAGTAAGTTTCTTTGATAAAACATCAAACACCTTGTAATCAATCTTTTTTCTGCTTTGAACAAATGCACTCTTGGTAAAATGATCATCTGTTTTAAGTTTTTTGTCTTTGTTAAATACACCAATGATATTATCAATTTCAATAGATAGTGTCTTGGTAATTCTATTCATTAAAAAGAGAAGTATTTTCGGGAATTTTAATTTTCTATTTCTTGTAAAATCTTTGTCGTTCATTCTATATTGATTCTGTAATTCATTCGAATATATATATTGCATTATCTTTTTCAATATGAACTCAGGTGTTTTTTTTACCATGCCTATGTTGTTGATTATGAATACAATATACGAAATATTTATCATAATAACAAGCCAAGTCATTGATAATCAACACATTACTTAACTTAATGACATTGGCTTCGAGGCTCCCAGGTGTTGTCACTACAAATCAACACACCACAATTTGTCGCGATAAATCACCAACCAACAACATGGTTGACATATCATGGCAAACACATGGGTTTGCAGCTACGACACAACAAATTATCACCACAATTTGAGTCAGAAACTTTCACGACAACCACACGTAGGTGCACTCCCTTGGGCATGCCCTACAACCTGTCATAACAATTCGCCACGACAATAATTGATGTTACAACTCCTGGGAGAAAGGAAGCTCCTGCTTCCGTTGGTTATGTCAATATGATGGAAACAAATCTATGCCACAAGAATAACATCTCCAAAAACATAGAGGGTTCGATATAGCAAACATCCCGACTCCATATCAACAAAAAAAAATAGGGTGTCCATCATGATGGACACCCTATTTTTAATATTATCGTGAAATAGATCTAACGATCTTTATATTCAGCAAAGAAGTCGTTTCCTTTGTCGTCTACAATGATAAACGCAGGGAAATTTTCGATGCGAATCTTACGAACTGCTTCCATACCCAACTCTGGGAAGTCGATAACCTCTACAGACTTGATACTTGTCTTCGCAAGGATCGCTGCTGGTCCACCGATAGAACCTAGGTAGAATCCACCATGTTTCTTACAAGAGTCTGTTACTTGCTGTGAACGGTTTCCTTTTGCAACCATTACCATCGCCCCTTTGTTGGTTTGGAATTGGTCAGTATAAGGGTCCATACGTCCAGCAGTAGTAGGTCCGAAACTACCTGAAGCCATTCCTTGAGGAGTTTTAGCAGGACCTGCATAGTATACAGGGTGCTTCAACATATACTCTGGCATTGGTTTTCCACTATCCAAGATCTCTTTAATCTTCGCATGAGCGATATCACGTGCAACCACCAATGTACCACTAAGGTTCAATCGTGTTTTCACAGGATATTTAGACAACTCAGCACAAACCTCTTCCATAGGACGATCCAAATCGATATCAATTGCTTTCACCAATTCAGGAGCATTCTCTGGAATAAATTGTGATGGGTTTTTCTCTAACTGCTCAAGGAAAATTCCCTCTTCTGTAATTTTTCCTTTTACGTTACGGTCCGCACTACAGCTTACTCCAATACCTACAGGACAAGAAGCAGCGTGACGAGGAAGACGGATTACACGAACATCATGAGTGAAATATTTTCCACCAAACTGTGCACCTACTCCATACTCTTCACACATCTTTTGTACTCTCTTTTCCCACTCTAGGTCACGGAAAGCACGTCCACTCTCATTTCCTTCTGTTGGAAGATGGTCTAGGTATCCAGCAGATGCTTTTTTCACAGTAGCCAAGTTTACCTCTGCCGAAGTACCACCAATTACCAACGCCAAGTGATAAGGAGGACAAGCCGAAGTACCAAGATCTTTGATCTTCGCCTTTACAAATTTAGTTAATGCATCTTCTGTCAAAAGCGCTTTGGTCTCTTGATAAAGATATGTTTTGTTTGCAGATCCTCCTCCTTTAGTTAGGAATAGGAACTCATATTTATTTCCTGGATTTGTATAAAGATCGATCTGTGCAGGAAGGTTGATTCCTGAATTTTTCTCATCGAACATAGAGAAAGGAACCACTTGTGAGTAACGTAGATTACGATCTTGGTAAGTATTGAAAATACCACGAGAAAGAGCCTCTCCATCATCGATACCAGTATATACATCTTCTCCTTTTTTTCCAACAACAATCGCAGTACCAGTATCTTGACATGTAGGAAGTTCTCCTTCTGCTGCCACTACTGAGTTCAAAAGCATGGTGTGTGCCACAAAGCGATCGTTATCTGTTGCTTCAGGATCTTGAAGAATTTTAGCCACAGACTGCAAGTGTGCTTTTCTTAGATAGAAAGAGACATCAGCCATTGCCTCTTGTGCAAGTAGCTCTAGTCCTTTAGGATCTACTTTTAAAATCTTACGTCCGTCAAACTCAACAACTTTTATATAGTCCTTAGTTAGTAGACGATACTCTGTAGTATCTTTTCCAAGTTGAAAAGGCTTTTCATAAATAAATTCAGCCATGACTTATCTCTATTTTATTATTACTATAAACAAAATCATATAAAATAGGAGTCGCTTCAATCAGATCCCCCTACCTTAATACTGTTAACAAAGATAAGGCTTCATTTATATTACACCACGAACCACCCCTCCTTTTTACCCCTTTTGAGAGGTCAAAAGGTTAATTTAAAAAAAGTCTAAAAACCAATAAAGTGACACACATGGGTCTATTATACTGAACACCACAATAATTATCCTTCTCTATCAAAGTAAAATCATACAATGCAAATCTTTATATTTACCTTTTCTGAATCGGTTTTCCACCTAGGTTCGAATACCCTTCAGTTACCCTTCAGTTACCCTTTGGTTACTCTAAGGGTAACTAAAGGGTAACCAAAGTCTAAACTAGATGTAACGCAAAAACGAAATAGATAGGCAAAAAAAAGGAGAGATGGGCAAAAGGTTATGCCTTCTCTCCTTCTTTTCATTAAGATACTATTTTAATCGATCCCGCCTTAGAGAGAGACAACACTTGATGATTCTATCTTCGTACAATCGTCAAGCTAGATGGTTTCCCTTTCACTTCGATAGATAATGGAAGAGATCCTGATTCTGTACCACTCGAATCCGTAACTTTTACGATGAGTTGATGTGACCCTTTAGGGAGATTGGTCCAAATTCCACGATAAATTCCGTCAGATCCTTTCAGGAAGGTCATTGATGGAAACAACACACCATCTAAATAGAGTCTAATAGTAGATTCTCCGACTCCTCCAGTAATATTCACGCCCAATTCACAACTCTCTCCTTCACATAATTTAGAAGAGCGGTCTGCCATAGTGAGAGTTGGAATAAGTTCTACCACAGTGATCGTAAAATGAGTTTCGAACCCTCTATTCCCTGAGGCATCGGTCTTCTCAAAGCGAATTAGGTGATCCCCTATACCAAAACGACTTCCACTAGGGGCTCCTTCTACACGAACTGCAACAGTCGTTCCACTACAGTTATCATGATACATTGGAATACTATAGTAAACCTCCTTAGAAGAGCTCCCTCTGGAGATACTATATATCACATCATCTGGGGCATCTCCTACAAGTGTTGGAGTAATCGAATCCAATACATTGATTGTGGTACTACAACGACTAGTTGCTCCATTTGTATCTGTAACCACTAGAGTAAGTGGGATATCATTACCGACATGATCACAAGTTAACTCGAGACTATTAAAGTTTCCTAAAACACTAGATTCTATCAGAAAGCTAAGATCATCTCCATCGGCATCCGAAGATCCGCCATCCAACATTTTTGCTTCTAATACGGGATTTATAGTCTTGGAAATATAGAAATCGGGAATAGTCCCACAGACAGCCACAGGCAGCCTATTGGTTCGACTGATATCGATGGTAACATGACCAATATTAGAAGTTTTAGAGTCGACTCCATCAAAACTAGTATCCTTGATTCGATATCCTACCACCACCTCTTCCTCCACACCATATACAGGAGTTACCTTCAACAACCCATCTTCAAAAATTACATTTGCTAATCCACTCTTTGAAACAATTGCAAAACTCTTTGCATCAATAGTAAATGCGCCATCTCCATCCAGATCATTCGATAACGGATTGATAGAGACCGGTGTTTTATCATTGGTACTGATCACATCATCCACCACTTGGGGAGCAAAGTCATTATAATAACTCACACCGATCTGACATTTGGCAATCGAAACCTGACCAGGCTGCTTTTGATCGGTGATGCGATAGGTAAAATAGTCTTTCGATATGGAAGGCACAAAAGTGTCCGAAGAGAAAAACTGTGCATCTGGCTCATATTCAAAGGTACCATTCGCATTTAATTTCAAAGTACCATGATGAACATCCTTTACCAAAGAGACAGTAACCCCATCCCCTTTGCCTACATCGTTAGACAAAACATTACGAGTCAGCTTGTGATAGCTAGGAGAAGTTCGTTCTAAAACAGAATATAAGTCATCGTTGGCAATAGGAATATCGTCCACCTCATTCACCACGACTGTTACCGTAGCATCCGCACTTACATCTCCATCGAAGTCTATAAAATGGTAGGTCAAAGTATGGGTTCCAGAATAGTTCTCGGAAGGGTAATACTGAAAAGAGCCTGTTTTATCATCGAAAACAATCTCCGAGTTCGGGAAGTCACTACGAACAATCGTGTACCCTTGGATTGGTGTATCTCCCATGAAATCGTTGTCGGCAAAGGAACAGGTTAGACTCGCTCCTTCCTCTATCGTGTAACGATCATCTCGAGCAATCGGAGTAGAATCATCATCTTCGATCACTACGGTAAAATCAGCATTAGGGAGTTCAATCAAACTACTCGACGAGGTAACGGTGATCTGAAGAGATTCCTCACCCTCCTCCTCCGTGTCCTGCAATGTTGGAAGGACAAAAGAGATAGAGGTGCTTCCATCTGGAATATTCAATGTCGTTGTAGAACGGGTATAATCCACCCCATTGGTTGCAGAGATATCAGAATAGTGTAGTTCTAATGACACCTGCTCACCTACGGCAGAGGTTAGATTGAAAGGAATCGTGACAGTTGCTCCCTCCTGAATTCGAACCTCAGAAGCAAATGTAAGTTGTGGTTTGGCATCCGTGTCAATAATATAGAGAGGGACATTCATCGTCTCTGGATCAGCCAACTCATTGCCTCTAAAAGACAAATAAAACTGCTCCTGTAGCTCTTTTACACCATCAGTAACAGTAGATATTTCAACGGCCCCACTCGTATCTCCAATCGGGATAGAGAAAGCAGTGGTTCGTACTTTTATAAAGTCGATACCAGAAGTAGCAAAAGCCGAAGAGGTCAAAGTCTTGGTCGCATACCTCCCACTATAGATAGAGTCAATAGGAGTATCTAACTCATAAACCACTCGCAACGTTTCTCCTTCTCTGGCAGTCAGCACACTATTTGATGCAATAGAGAAATTAGGTTTCAGTTCATCATCATGAATAGAGACACGTTTCTCTGGCTCTGTCGGTAACACGGACTCATGAGCGTTGAATAGTAGAATACCAAAATCTTCTAGCGACTCCACATCATAGAACGCATCATTCAACACTTTGAAATGGATCTCTTTCTCTTGTTCCTCTGGTGCAAAGTTTAACGTCCCGTTTACACCTTGATAATCAAGTCCATTTTTAGCGAGCTTATCCATAAAACGATAATCCACAGAGATAGCGTACCCACTCTTCTCAGAGAGTCGAACCTTAAGAGAGATATCTTGGCCTTCCGACCCATTCTCTTCAATACCGTCACTCCATCGACTATCCGTAAAGTTCATCGTAAAAGATGGTTTATCTAGATCGTTGTCTTTAATGGTCACGTCGCACGTACCAATATTAATTTTGGACATAGTACAACGCGTAATACGAATTGAAAAGGTCTCGTCTGGTTCACGCATAACATCATCAATCAGGTCAAAAGAGACTATCTGTGAAGTTTCGTTGGCAGGGAAAGTTAAACCTGTTAACGAACCAATCACTTGAAAATCCTTAGACTTTTGGGCAGCCCCGACCCCAGAGGTAGTAATCAGCTCTAAATCAAAAGAGACATTGACAGGAATAGATTCGGACAAGGAAACCACCACATCCAACGACTCACCTTCTACGGCACTCTTCGTCTGTTCAATACTGATACATGGAGATAAGAATATCGGATCAGAAGGATAAGTTTTAGTTACTCTTCCATCACAATCTAGTATTGCCTCTACAGCATAAAATCCACTCCCTGTCGTGGTATAGCTCGAAGAGGTGGCACCAGGTATTACAGACTCATTTTTATACCATCGATAACTCCAGCTCTTCTGATCATTGGCAACCATCATACGTGTGTTGGTTGCACAAGCCTCAACCGCTCCATCCACAGCCAACTCTGGGACTGTCAATGGACGAGTACCAAAGCCAGAATAATAACCTGCCGAACCAACATTATCACTCTCTCCATAGAGTGCCACATTAATAGGATCATTCATTATATTCTCCACCACATAATCCCCATCTGATGGAACGTTATAGGTGAAAGTTACCCAGTTATTAATTCCGCCAATATCGTAATAAGTTACCCCTGATCGTGAGCCGTTAATTCTAATATTTGGACTTCTTGTAGAGCCCTTAATTACGGTGTTAAGCCTTCTTTCTCCATCTCCTCTTACTGATTTTGCTTTAGGAATAGTCACTTTATAATCCGATGTACACTTCAATGGAGGAATAAAACTCATTCCTGTCGTTTGGGTCTTGGTAGAGGCTCCAGTGATCGTCTGATATACATAGGTTGGATGACTTGTAGTAAAATAGACAGAAGAGGATAGGTCATTAAGTATGGTATAATTAGTCAATTTCCATCTTCTATTAACTTTCACCCATTTTTTTGCATGGTATCTGTATTTATTAAAAATTGTATAATCAAAATGATAATAATCTCCCTTATTAGCAAGGGTACGAGTAACACTTTTACGCCCTAAGTTATCGTAGAATGTAATCGTTGTATTCGGCTCGGTAGCCACCACTATCACACTCTCTCCATTTTTTGTGTTGTTGGAGGCAATACCTTGTCCCTTCACCACGACATATTGATCTCCGACCACACGAACGGGAACAATTTGATCAAAGCCAATATCCCTACTTCGACCATTTAGTGGACTTGCAGCCCAAGATCCAGTATTCACAACAATAGGCTTCGTAGAGTTAATCTCAGTTCCTGTAGGTGCATCAAAGAGAGAGCCATAACTTGCCTCATATTCCCTATTATTATATCCTAAGGTTACAGTTTCCCCCTTGTTTAAACGACAAGTATATTGATAGTTAGGATATCTCCCAGAACGAATCCAATCTCTCTGGCTATTTTGACTTTTTTCCTCTTCAAACCAATCGAATCCAGGCTTAGAAACTGTCACATTGGTATTATTGGCAGTAGCAATAATAGAGATGAAATGTGAATTATATGCGTCATACTCTCGTGATTTCACACTCTTCATAAAACCAGCAAAAAATTGTGTTCCTGTTGCGACAGCTCCCTTAGAGGTTAAACTACCACCTTGGGCTCCAGTTGTAATCCGAGCATTGACAAAAAAGTCACTCTCTGCGGTTAGCACAACTCCTTTATTCGAAAGGACTTTCCCTCGATTTCCAGGCTTTACAAACAGAGGATATTCTCCTGTTCCATACACAAAGTCTTTGATATAGGTATCAAATTTATACAAGCCAGAAGTACTACTAGAGAGTCCTACCACCGTATCAATAGGAGTTCCATCACCCCGTTTTATCAATACATCGAAAGGAGTAGGATTGTTGGTGGAGAGATATAAAGTAAAATAACCTTCCACATCTCGTTTGTATTTGGTTACGTTTCCATAAAATGGAGGTATATAATGAACTTTAGAGAGCTGGCATAGCCCTAAAAAAGTATTAAACAAAAAAAACAAAACAAAGGAAATCTTAATCGATCTTCTCATACAATAAAATAATTAGACAACTTTTAAACCAATAACCTATAAGTATAAGAAGTATTAATGGAATAATAAACAGGAGTACTGTTATTTAGAATCCCACATATCTTGTGGAGAAATATACAAGGAGATACAAACCACACAAATAATTATATATCAAACCATTACAATAACAACATATCCTACACAACACTCTTGCTAATCTCAAACACAGATGGAGAACAGGTAACATAAAGGCAGATACACCGAAGAACTATTTTTTAAAATATATTCTTTCTTTTTTGAATAAAACAGCAACAAATAACTCCTATACTTTCACCCATCATGAACAAGTAATCATTCATCAAATCATTAAATATAGATAAATACAAATAGTTAATTCAAAGAATATATAAATGTAATCAAACGTTATAACATCGAGTTAAACATAGTACTAGTTGTGAAAAAAGAATAAATAACAATACTCTCAATAAAGGGTATGACCTAAATTCACCTCCATATTTATCATTTTTTCAATAGGATTCATTGAATAAAAATCACAACGCAAACTTTCAATGAAAAGAACTTTTCGTCACGAATTGATTCAATGCATTTAGATCTCTAAACAACTGTACTTAGAAATAGATAAGAAGACAAAGATTTTGTTTAGCTCCCCCCTTTTGACTAAAAACTAGATATTTCATTCCTAGACTATTGGTACGAGTATCTTGACCGATTGTTGTTTGATAGGAGTAAATCGAATCATCCCAGGTATCGCATGAAACACGATAAAGATAACAGACGAAGACTAGAAACAGTCATAATCACATAATGATCAAGCATGTACTTTTTTGAAACAACACTTGAGAACAGACAGTATAAAATTACCAGTCCTTTGATAATCGTTAAAACATAATCCTTAAAGGGCGTGGTTTCCCTTTTACATGATATTGGATTACATTAGACTCAAAGGTTGTGGGCACTGCATCCGTTCCTTTAACTTGGACTTGATACGTCCCTGCACTCATTTCAGGAAAAACGGCACTATAATAGGGGTTTTCTGTCGTTGGGGCAGTAAATAAAATATCGCTTCTTTCGACAGAGTTAACAAAACAAAGAAGAGAAAGAGAGGGACTTCCATCCGTGATATTTAAGACTAACTCTCGACTATTTCCTTCACAATAAGAGGCCTCAGTGGCTCCACTACCATCAGATAAATTTAAAACCACAGGATCATTATCGACAATAGAGATCACACTACTAGCAATACTTAGTTTGGCAAGACTGTTATTGGCAATACGTACGGTGAAAGACTCTGGTGCTTCGTGTGTCGCATCATCTAACAGATCGATTTGAATGGTTTTCTTTATCGAACCACTAGGAATCACAAGATGAACCAATGATTCTGCAAACTGAAAATCATTCCCTTCTATCGCTGCCCCCTCTCCAACTATTGGCTCCAGAATTAGATCGAACGACAAATCACTCGAAAGAGATTCAGACAATACCACGTCAAAATCAATAGTGGTTCCCTCTACCCCACTGAGGGTACTAGAAGTTCCCAAGCAAGCCGACAGAAATACCTTATCAGACTGATAGATCTTTGGTGTTTCACCATCACACCCATAGGCAGCATCTACATAGTAAAGGCCACTCGATGACGGGGTAAAACTAGATGCAGTTTCCCCAACAATTGGATTGTCATCTTGATACCATGTGTAACTCCAACCATGATGAGGATTTTGAATCACTAAATCGACATTATCAGCACAAGCCTCTACAGCCCCTTCCAATTTAATATAAGGGTTTAAAAT
The Prolixibacteraceae bacterium DNA segment above includes these coding regions:
- a CDS encoding IS4 family transposase gives rise to the protein MQYIYSNELQNQYRMNDKDFTRNRKLKFPKILLFLMNRITKTLSIEIDNIIGVFNKDKKLKTDDHFTKSAFVQSRKKIDYKVFDVLSKKLTDEFYTDNTYKKWHKFRVLAVDGSLLTLPNTKELMEVFGSNQPHTKEPIIQGRVSLLYDVLNGFVIDSTLQPLSRTERDLAIDHIKHATPGDLILYDRGYPSFDMMYQHKKRDIDFLFRVQTNFNKETKEFLNSTDKTKLIELSPSITCLKEKGYTGDETIIVRMNKVVLPNGTVEILISSLLDKDEYRNNIFKDLYFKRWNVEIFYNELKNKLKVGNFSGNSEQVILQDFYSTIFVSNIQTLLIEEINDELKEQKGTKKYNYKVNNNVSYGILKNRIIEIFFTEQEMSKTIFQIKELLKKHTIPIRPNRKNERDTRKFDNRKRPKTLTNQRDAI
- a CDS encoding fumarate hydratase: MAEFIYEKPFQLGKDTTEYRLLTKDYIKVVEFDGRKILKVDPKGLELLAQEAMADVSFYLRKAHLQSVAKILQDPEATDNDRFVAHTMLLNSVVAAEGELPTCQDTGTAIVVGKKGEDVYTGIDDGEALSRGIFNTYQDRNLRYSQVVPFSMFDEKNSGINLPAQIDLYTNPGNKYEFLFLTKGGGSANKTYLYQETKALLTEDALTKFVKAKIKDLGTSACPPYHLALVIGGTSAEVNLATVKKASAGYLDHLPTEGNESGRAFRDLEWEKRVQKMCEEYGVGAQFGGKYFTHDVRVIRLPRHAASCPVGIGVSCSADRNVKGKITEEGIFLEQLEKNPSQFIPENAPELVKAIDIDLDRPMEEVCAELSKYPVKTRLNLSGTLVVARDIAHAKIKEILDSGKPMPEYMLKHPVYYAGPAKTPQGMASGSFGPTTAGRMDPYTDQFQTNKGAMVMVAKGNRSQQVTDSCKKHGGFYLGSIGGPAAILAKTSIKSVEVIDFPELGMEAVRKIRIENFPAFIIVDDKGNDFFAEYKDR
- a CDS encoding HYR domain-containing protein, giving the protein MRRSIKISFVLFFLFNTFLGLCQLSKVHYIPPFYGNVTKYKRDVEGYFTLYLSTNNPTPFDVLIKRGDGTPIDTVVGLSSSTSGLYKFDTYIKDFVYGTGEYPLFVKPGNRGKVLSNKGVVLTAESDFFVNARITTGAQGGSLTSKGAVATGTQFFAGFMKSVKSREYDAYNSHFISIIATANNTNVTVSKPGFDWFEEEKSQNSQRDWIRSGRYPNYQYTCRLNKGETVTLGYNNREYEASYGSLFDAPTGTEINSTKPIVVNTGSWAASPLNGRSRDIGFDQIVPVRVVGDQYVVVKGQGIASNNTKNGESVIVVATEPNTTITFYDNLGRKSVTRTLANKGDYYHFDYTIFNKYRYHAKKWVKVNRRWKLTNYTILNDLSSSVYFTTSHPTYVYQTITGASTKTQTTGMSFIPPLKCTSDYKVTIPKAKSVRGDGERRLNTVIKGSTRSPNIRINGSRSGVTYYDIGGINNWVTFTYNVPSDGDYVVENIMNDPINVALYGESDNVGSAGYYSGFGTRPLTVPELAVDGAVEACATNTRMMVANDQKSWSYRWYKNESVIPGATSSSYTTTGSGFYAVEAILDCDGRVTKTYPSDPIFLSPCISIEQTKSAVEGESLDVVVSLSESIPVNVSFDLELITTSGVGAAQKSKDFQVIGSLTGLTFPANETSQIVSFDLIDDVMREPDETFSIRITRCTMSKINIGTCDVTIKDNDLDKPSFTMNFTDSRWSDGIEENGSEGQDISLKVRLSEKSGYAISVDYRFMDKLAKNGLDYQGVNGTLNFAPEEQEKEIHFKVLNDAFYDVESLEDFGILLFNAHESVLPTEPEKRVSIHDDELKPNFSIASNSVLTAREGETLRVVYELDTPIDSIYSGRYATKTLTSSAFATSGIDFIKVRTTAFSIPIGDTSGAVEISTVTDGVKELQEQFYLSFRGNELADPETMNVPLYIIDTDAKPQLTFASEVRIQEGATVTIPFNLTSAVGEQVSLELHYSDISATNGVDYTRSTTTLNIPDGSTSISFVLPTLQDTEEEGEESLQITVTSSSSLIELPNADFTVVIEDDDSTPIARDDRYTIEEGASLTCSFADNDFMGDTPIQGYTIVRSDFPNSEIVFDDKTGSFQYYPSENYSGTHTLTYHFIDFDGDVSADATVTVVVNEVDDIPIANDDLYSVLERTSPSYHKLTRNVLSNDVGKGDGVTVSLVKDVHHGTLKLNANGTFEYEPDAQFFSSDTFVPSISKDYFTYRITDQKQPGQVSIAKCQIGVSYYNDFAPQVVDDVISTNDKTPVSINPLSNDLDGDGAFTIDAKSFAIVSKSGLANVIFEDGLLKVTPVYGVEEEVVVGYRIKDTSFDGVDSKTSNIGHVTIDISRTNRLPVAVCGTIPDFYISKTINPVLEAKMLDGGSSDADGDDLSFLIESSVLGNFNSLELTCDHVGNDIPLTLVVTDTNGATSRCSTTINVLDSITPTLVGDAPDDVIYSISRGSSSKEVYYSIPMYHDNCSGTTVAVRVEGAPSGSRFGIGDHLIRFEKTDASGNRGFETHFTITVVELIPTLTMADRSSKLCEGESCELGVNITGGVGESTIRLYLDGVLFPSMTFLKGSDGIYRGIWTNLPKGSHQLIVKVTDSSGTESGSLPLSIEVKGKPSSLTIVRR